The sequence below is a genomic window from Clostridia bacterium.
GCTTTCTGACGGCAGGATCTCGCTTCTGGTTAAGAAGGTGCGGGGGCAGGACATTGAGTGTGAGGTCATTGATGGCGGATCACTGGGCGAGCACCAGGGAATCAATCTTCCTGGTGCTGTCATCTCGGTCCCGTCACTTACCGAGAAGGACTACAAGGATCTGAAGTTTGGTTTGAAGCACGGTGTTGACGTGGTGGCCGTCTCGTTCGTGCGCAGCGCGAATGACGTGCGAGTAGTGAAGCGTGCCATCGCCGAGCAGGGCTACAACACTCCGGTCATCGCAAAGCTCGAGAAGCCGCAAGCCATCGACAACCTGGAGGAAATTCTCGAAGTTGCCGATGGTGTCATGGTGGCGCGTGGAGACCTTGGCGTCGAGGTTCCTCCCGAAAAGGTTCCCATCATTCAGAAGCATGTGATCCGGCGGGCACAGGAACTTCGCAAGCCGGTCATCACGGCAACGCAGATGCTCGAATCCATGATTCAAAATCCTCGGCCAACTCGCGCCGAGGCCAGCGACGTCGCCAACGCTATCTTCGACGGCTCAGACGCGGTCATGCTCTCGGGCGAAACAGCCGCAGGGAAGTACCCGCGCGAAGCCGTCAGCATGATGGCGCGTATCATCATGGAAACCGAGGCGCACCTTTTGGACGGCGGTCCGCGTCATCGACGCGAAAAACGCGGTCTCTCGATTTCTGAAACCATCTGTGAGTCCGTCGCCCACGCGGCGGAAGAACTCAATATCCGTGCCATAGCGATCTACACGGAGAGTGGAACCACGGCGCGACTAATATCGAAATACAGGCCTCGCGCGGAGGTGTATGCTTTCACGCATATCCCTGAAGTCAGGAACCGGGCGAACCTCTACTGGGGCGTGCAACCGATCCTGGCGGCGCGGGCGCCGGACGATGAGGCTATGGTGCGTGGGGCGCAGGCAGAGTTGCTGCGCCGCGGAGTTATCGCCCCGAAGGATGTGCTTGCCGTAGCTGCCGGTACGCAACCCCGTGCCGGATCAACCAATTTCATGCAGTTGCACGTTGTGCAAACCACTCCCGCAGAGCCCGGAAGCTCACGCCGAGTGCG
It includes:
- the pyk gene encoding pyruvate kinase → MTMESNQSKFVPNGECPERVNKRRAKIVCTLGPSSNTEELIRDLMRLGMDVARLNFSHGTHEDHSRVIARVRKMAEEEQRSICILQDLQGPKMRTGRLHDHKPVVLKPGSTVTLTTRDVLGNSSLISTSFEPLPREVHPGSRILLSDGRISLLVKKVRGQDIECEVIDGGSLGEHQGINLPGAVISVPSLTEKDYKDLKFGLKHGVDVVAVSFVRSANDVRVVKRAIAEQGYNTPVIAKLEKPQAIDNLEEILEVADGVMVARGDLGVEVPPEKVPIIQKHVIRRAQELRKPVITATQMLESMIQNPRPTRAEASDVANAIFDGSDAVMLSGETAAGKYPREAVSMMARIIMETEAHLLDGGPRHRREKRGLSISETICESVAHAAEELNIRAIAIYTESGTTARLISKYRPRAEVYAFTHIPEVRNRANLYWGVQPILAARAPDDEAMVRGAQAELLRRGVIAPKDVLAVAAGTQPRAGSTNFMQLHVVQTTPAEPGSSRRVRVPKKKT